Proteins from a single region of Manis javanica isolate MJ-LG chromosome 5, MJ_LKY, whole genome shotgun sequence:
- the SLC26A1 gene encoding sulfate anion transporter 1, translating to MQASPEHMQQGREPVLVRRQPPVPLGVCETLKARLLRSWACSIQGAWGAVQDLLPATHWLRQYCPQEDLAGDVMSGLVIGIILVPQAIAYSLLAGLEPIYSLYTSFFANLIYFLMGTSRHISVGIFSLLCLMVGQVVDRELLLAGFDPAQNSPGPGGNSTALNTSATMPVPELRACYAIHVATALTLMAGIYQVLMGVFRLGFVSTYLSQPLLDGFAMGASVTILTSQLRHLLGVRVPRHQGPGMVVSTWLSLLRSAGQANPCDVITSAVCLAVLLAAKELADRCRHRLKVPLPTELLVVVGATLVSHIGRLHERFGSSVAGDIPTGFVAPQAPDPRLMWRVALDAMPLALVGSAFSISLAEMFARSHGYSVRANQELLAMGCCNVLPAFFHCFATSAALAKSLVKTAAGCRTQLSSVVSAAVVLLVLLVLAPLFRDLPRSVLACVVVVSLRGALRKVRDIPQLWQLSPAEALVWVGTAATCVLVSTEVGLLAGVLLSLLSVAGRTQRPRAALLARIGDSGIYEDAEEFEGLVPEPGVRVFRFGGPLYYANKDFFLQSLYSLTGLDVGRAAARTRGWGPEARASKRDPVEDKASGPGGSTAVLVPTVAGFHTVVIDCAPLLFLDVAGLATLQALHHDYRALGIALFLACCSPSVRDTLRRGGFLREDQADVAEEAQLFHSVHGAVQAARARHRELVATDSTL from the exons ATGCAGGCGTCCCCCGAGCACATGCAGCAGGGCCGGGAACCAGTGCTGGTCCGCAGGCAGCCCCCAGTACCCTTGGGCGTGTGTGAGACGCTGAAGGCCAGGCTTCTCAGGAGCTGGGCATGCAGCATACAGGGTGCCTGGGGGGCAGTGCAAGACCTGCTCCCTGCCACACACTGGCTGCGCCAGTACTGCCCACAGGAGGACCTGGCAGGTGACGTCATGTCTGGGCTGGTCATCGGCATCATCCTGGTGCCACAGGCCATCGCCTACTCGCTGTTGGCTGGGCTGGAGCCCATCTACAGCCTGTATACGTCCTTCTTTGCCAACCTCATCTACTTCCTCATGGGCACCTCGCGCCACATCTCTGTGGGCATCTTCAGCCTGCTCTGCCTCATGGTGGGCCAGGTGGTGGACCGCGAGCTCCTGCTGGCAGGCTTCGACCCTGCCCAGaacagcccagggcctgggggaaACAGCACTGCTCTCAACACCTCAGCCACCATGCCAGTGCCCGAGCTGCGTGCCTGCTACGCCATCCATGTTGCCACTGCCCTCACGCTGATGGCTGGGATCTACCAG GTCCTCATGGGTGTCTTCCGACTGGGCTTCGTGTCCACCTATCTCTCGCAGCCACTGCTCGACGGCTTTGCCATGGGGGCCTCGGTGACCATCCTGACCTCCCAGCTAAGGCACCTTCTAGGTGTGCGGGTCCCAAGACACCAGGGGCCAGGCATGGTGGTCAGCACGTGGCTCAGTCTTCTGCGCAGTGCTGGGCAGGCCAACCCGTGCGATGTGATCACCAGCGCCGTGTGCCTAGCCGTGCTGCTGGCCGCCAAAGAGCTCGCAGACCGCTGCCGGCACCGCCTGAAGGTGCCGCTGCCCACGGAGCTGCTGGTCGTTGTGGGGGCCACGCTTGTGTCTCACATCGGGCGGCTCCACGAGCGCTTCGGCTCCAGCGTGGCTGGCGATATCCCTACTGGCTTCGTGGCCCCACAGGCGCCGGACCCCAGGCTCATGTGGCGCGTGGCGCTGGATGCCATGCCCCTAGCCCTTGTGGGCTCTGCCTTCTCCATCTCACTGGCAGAGATGTTTGCCCGTAGCCATGGCTACTCTGTGCGAGCCAACCAGGAGCTGCTGGCCATGGGCTGCTGCAACGTGCTTCCCGCCTTCTTCCACTGCTTCGCCACGAGTGCTGCCCTTGCCAAGAGCCTGGTGAAGACAGCGGCCGGCTGCCGCACCCAGCTGTCCAGTGTAGTCAGTGCGGCAGTGGTGCTCCTGGTGCTCCTGGTGCTGGCGCCGCTGTTCCGAGACCTGCCACGGAGCGTGCTGGCCTGCGTCGTCGTCGTCAGCCTGCGGGGGGCCCTGCGCAAGGTGAGGGACATCCCGCAGCTGTGGCAGCTCAGCCCGGCCGAAGCACTGGTGTGGGTGGGCACTGCAGCCACCTGTGTACTGGTCAGCACTGAGgtggggctgctggctggcgtGCTCCTCTCACTGCTCAGCGTGGCTGGCCGCACACAACGCCCACGTGCTGCCCTGCTGGCCCGCATCGGGGACTCGGGCATCTATGAGGATGCTGAGGAGTTTGAGGGCCTGGTCCCTGAGCCCGGGGTGCGGGTGTTCCGCTTCGGGGGGCCACTGTACTACGCCAACAAAGACTTTTTCCTGCAGTCGCTCTATAGCCTCACAGGCCTGGACGTGGGGCGTGCAGCTGCCAGGACCAGGGGCTGGGGCCCAGAGGCAAGGGCCAGCAAGAGAGACCCTGTGGAAGACAAGGCCTCAGGCCCCGGGGGTAGCACTGCTGTGCTGGTGCCCACAGTGGCCGGCTTCCACACAGTAGTCATCGACTGCGCCCCACTGCTGTTCCTGGATGTGGCCGGCCTGGCCACGCTGCAGGCTCTGCACCATGATTACAGGGCCCTGGGCATTGCCCTGTTCCTGGCTTGCTGCAGTCCCTCGGTAAGAGACACTCTGAGGAGGGGTGGCTTCCTCAGGGAGGACCAGGCAGATGTGGCCGAAGAGGCGCAGCTGTTCCACAGCGTGCATGGTGCTGTGCAGGCAGCCCGAGCCCGCCACAGGGAGCTAGTGGCCACCGACTCCACCCTCTAG